The sequence GCCGCTGATTGCCTCCGACCGGTTGACCGTTCCCGCGTTGCTCAAGCGGGCGGGATACGACACCGCCGCCTTGGGGAAATGGCACCTTGTTTTCAGCTTTGTGGATGAAAACGGGGAGAAGGTGAAGGGCCAGGGCAATAAGTGGAACGGTGGAATTCCCGCCGGCTCACGGGTGCAGGATGGCCCGACCACGCGCGGGTTCGACTCCTACTTTGGCTTCCACCATTCGGCGATCATTGAAACCACCATTGAAAACGACCGCGTGGTCGATGACACGCCGATGGATCAGGTGCTTGGCAAGCTGGGCGACCGCGCCGCGAAATATATCGGGGAAAAGGCGAAGTCGGAAAATCCGTTCTTCCTCTACCTGGCGCTCAATTCGCCGCACACGCCGATTGCCCCTTCCAAAGGTTGGATCGGTAAAAGCGGCATGGGCGACTATTGCGACTTTCTGATGGAAACCGACCACACCGTCGGGCAGGTGCTCCAGGCCTTGGAAGAGAGCGGCGTAGCCGACAACACCTTGGTTGTCTTCACCTCCGATAACGGCTGCTCGGCCAAGCCCGCCAATGCCGCCGACCTGATCGAAAAATACGGGCACTATCCGAGCGCCCACCTGCGCGGTTACAAGTCCGACGGCTGGGAGGGCGGCCACCGTGTGCCGTTCATTGTCCGCTGGCCGGGCAAGGTGAAGGCCGGTTCCACCAATCCGGAAACGATCTGCCATACCGCGCTGCTCGCCACCTGCGCCGAATTGACCGGGCAGACGCTGGCCGACAACGAGGGCGAGGATTCGCTCAGCATTTTGCCGGCACTCCTCGGAACCAACGACCAGCCCGTATATGACGCGTTCATTCATCATACAATCCGCGGCATGTTTTCTATCCGGCAGGGCAGGTGGAAACTGTGCGTGCACTCCGGTTCCGGCGGATGGAGCGCCCCGCAGGATCGGGATGCCCGCAAGCAGGAACTGCCCGAATACCAGCTCTACGACATGGAACAGGATTTGGGCGAAACCAGTAACCTGGCCGACCAGTATCCCGAAAAGGTTGAGCAACTGCTCGCCCTGCTCAAGAAGCAGGTGGCCGATGGCCGCAGCACCCCCGGTGCTCCGCAAAAGAACGATGCGGAAATCGACCTGTTCAAGAAGGGGCAATGATGAAGATGTTTCAGAAGACCGTGATCGTCGCCGTTGCGCTGGGTGTGTTGCCGTCCGTGGCGCAGGTTGAGTACGAAGCAACACTCGCGCCGCGTAATCTGCTATGGGAAAATAACGATTTTTCGGCCGACTGGCAGAATGTCGGTTTTATCGGCGACGGGCAGCAGGGCGCGAGTGTGCTGGTCGATAATGTTAACTCGAACGACCTGCGATTCCTACTGAGCCGCTACGACATTGTGGAGTATCCCGAGACGGGCTACTGGCCGCGCGTCTTTGCCGGCAACGTGGTTATCAGCCCGAAAGGGAAGGTGGCCGACCGTACGATGGAGCAGGATCTCTACACCGGCGTTCTTTCCGGCACCATCACGACAGACGAAGGTTCCATGGAGTGGAAGGCGTTTGCGGAGCGCGAACACGGCGTGCTCGTTGTGGGAGTGCGCGGACAGGGTGGCGAGGTCGGTGCCAAACCGAACTATCGTGTGGAGCGGCCGGTGGATACGCGCCATTATTTCAAGCAGCACAGGCATTATGAGAGCAAGGGCTGGAATCAAATCCCATTTGCGCCGGAGGCCAAGCCGATGCGCGAGGTCGGCGGCGTGCAGGTGCTGGAACAGCCGATGAATAACCGGGGAGGTTTCGGCGTCGCTTTCCAATCATTGGAAAGTTCCAGGGGTTGGAACTGGATGCTCGTTGCGCTTTCCGCCGATCCGGGCGAAGACCAGGCTGCGGCCATCCGCCGTGCGGCGGAGGCATCGTTGGCGCGGGTTCAGGTGGCGGCGTCCGACGGCGTGGACAAGCTGGCGGCTTCGACGGATGAATGGTGGAAGGACTACAGCGAAAAATCGTTTCTGAAAATCGACGAGGATCCGCGCTGGGAAAAGATCTACCAGATCCAGCTCTACAAATTCGGCAGCGCCAGCTCGGAGCATTCACCGTATCTGATCGACAACCAGGGGCTGTGGCCGTGGTATTGCGGCTGGGCGGGCACCTGGTGGAACCTCAATGTGCAGCTCTCCTATTTCCCGATGTGCTCAGCCAACCGCCTCGATGCGGGGCGGTCGATGATCAATGGCATCAACCGCATGTACAAAGCGGGCACGCTGCATGCCAACGCCGCCCACAACGAATGGCCGGGCATCACCGTCGGGCGCAGCTCCGACTACCGCGGCCTCAAGGATCAGGGCTGGAGCCGCGAGTTCGGCAACCTGACCTGGGTGCTGAACAACTATTGGAAATACTGGAAGTATAGCGGCGAGGAGCAGATCGGCCGCGACCTCTTTCCGATGCTCAAGGACAACCTTGTTTTCCTGACGCATTTTCTGGAGAAAAAGGAGGATGGAAAACTGCACATGGCGAAGTCGCGCTCGCCGGAATATGAGGATGTGACCGGTAAAGGTGAGCCTCTGCGTGAGGATACCAATTATGCGCTGATGTCGCTCGACTGGGCGCTGCGCACCGCCATCGAAATGAACGAAGAGCTGGGCATGGACGACCCGGATTCCAAGGGTTGGAAACAGACGTTGGCTGATTTGACGCCGTTGCCGGTGGACGAAAAAACCGGATTCATGGTCAGCGCCAACACCGCTTTTGAGCACGGGCACCGGCACTATTCGCATCTGCTGTCCATCTATCCCTACCACACCGTCAACGTCGATCAAGGCCCCGAGGCGCGGGCGCTGATCCAGAAGAGCGTCGACAACTGGCATAGCTTCGGCGGCCGGGGGGCGGCCGGCTATACCTTCACCGGCGGATGCGCGATGTACGCGTTGCTCGGCGACGGTGACCGCGCGCTGGAGCTGCTCGACCAGCTGCCCGGCCGGCTGAAGCCGAACACGATGTACCGCGAGGGCGGCGGGCCGGTGATCGAGACGCCGCTTTCCGTGGTGGAGTCGGTCAACTATCTGTTGCTGCAGTCGTGGGGCGGGGTGGTGCGCGTCTTCCCCGCCGTGCCGTCGAAGTGGAAGAATATCGAGTTTCGCGATCTACGCTGCGAGGGCGCTCATCTGGTTTCGGCCAAGCGCGTGGATGGAAAAACGCAGTGGATCCGTATCCAGAGCCTCGCCGGCGAACCACTCGTTGTGCAAACCGATATCGGCCAGCTTGCGGCGGATCGGGATATTGCCATCCAGTCCATCAAGGGGCCGCGCGGACAGCAACGCTGGACGATTGATTTGAAGAAAGGCGAAACGGTTCTTTTGACAAGCAAGCAGGAGCAGTGATCAAGCTTCCTGTCCAGGTATCGGCAGCCGAAGCCTCCTCGGCTTCGCGGGACTTGATTGCCTCCTGACTGCAAGCGGTGCTGATGAGTTTCAAAGCAATCGATTTGCTTTGGTAAAAATTTTGGTCAGCCGCGTTTCTTGTTCAGGAAAGACGGCTTGACTGGCCGGAGGACGTTGGAAAATGGAGCATATCCAGGACTATTTTGGGGCGTTGCTGCCCATCTGTTCCCGCGGTACCATCCCGCTTGGCATCGGGTTGGTGCGCAGCGGCGCGGCGAAGGGAACCACGCTTTCGTTCATGACCAGCTCACCCGCCATTTCGGTGGTGCCGATCCTGTTGGGCTTGAAGTTCCTCGGTGGCCCGTTGATGGGAATCAAGTTGAGATCATTGGTTTGCGGTGCCGCGGTGGCGGTGCTCGGGGGGCAGGCGCTGGCCTGTGGTATTTTCGATCCGGTGATGTTGGCGGACTTCAAGGATCCGCGCAGCCCCGACATCAAGTGGCCGCTGTTCATGGCCGAGCAGGATTTGGTTTGGGAGGACGGCGTTGGCGACACGTGGGGCGATTCCGCCTTTATCGCCAACGGCCTGACCGGGGCGTCGATCTACCGCAAGCCCGGCGACGACTGGGTGCTGCAATGGGAGCTGGGACGCACCGACGTGGCGGCGGAGTTCCATATTCCGAACATCGATTGGTCGATCCCGCGCGTGCCGATCGGCAGTATCCTGCTCGATCCTATTGGCACCGTGAAAAAGGCATCCATGCGGCTGGACATCTGGAACGCGGAGGCGCGCGGCCGCATCGATTCGGACGAAGGCCGCATTTATTGGCGCTCGTTCATCGAGCGCGAGTCCAACGTGGTGGTGGTGGAAATGCGCGGCACCGGCGGCGAAAAGGGGTTGCCGCTGGGCTTGGCCGAAAAGTGGTCGATCAGCCCGCGTATCATGACGACCGGCACCGATCCTGCGACCCTGCCGCTGGAACAGCTCCCGCCAAGGCCATACCGCGAGCAGCGCGGCGACCTGACGGTTGTCGTCCAGTCGCTGACGGAACACGGCGCGCATGCGACCGCGTTTGTGAACATCCCCGGAAAGAAGGGACGCAACACCTTCCTGCTGTCCGTCGGCAAGGCCTACGCGCCCGAAAAGCCGCAAGCGGACAATATTGAAATGGCGGTGGCCGAGGCGGTCTCTGCGATTCAGGGCGCCCGTGCCGATGGGGTGGAGGCGCTTTCCAAACGCCACCGCGAATGGTGGCACCGCTATATGCAACAGGCCTTCGTGGAAGTCGATGGCGACGATTTTTGGGAGCAGTTCTATTGGCTCCAGATCTACAAGTTCGGCGGCGCATCGCGCGCCGACCTGCCGATCCTGACCGACAACATGGGGCCGTGGTTCACGCAATGCGGCTGGCCGGGCACCTGGTGGAACCTCAACATCCAGCTCTCCTATTTCCCGGCCTTCAGCGGCAACCGCCTCGATGTGGGGCGCTCGATGATCACCGCCATCGACCATTTCGACCAACTCGGCCGCTTCAACAGCGCGGTCAACCCGGACGCGATCACCTGGACGCGCACCTCGACCTACAACCTCATCCGGCGCGAGGGGGGCGATACCTACGAGCTGGGCAACCTGACCTGGGCGTTGCACAACTATTGGCGCTACTGGAAGTATTCGATGGACGAAACCGTTGGCCGCAACCTCTTCGCGCTGCTCAGGAAAAACATCAATTACTATTTCGACGTGATGAGCGAGGATACCGACGGAACCATCCACCTGCCGCCGATGGTGTCGCCGGAATACAACTTCAAGGACGAGCCGGAGGAGCGGGGCTGGGCCATGGAACGTCCCGGCCTGCTGGCCGACACCAACTATTCACTCCAGCTTTTCGACTGGGGGCTTGGAACGCTGTTCGAACTCAACGAGCGCTTTGGGATGAACGATCCAATGGTTGGAACATGGGCGGATGCCAAAAAGCGGTTGCGCCCGTTCCCGGTCAACGAACACGGCCTGATGGTCGGCGCAGGGCAGGGGTTCGATGTTTCCCACCGCCACTACTCGCACCTGATGGCGCTCTATCCGCTGCACACGGTCAACCCGGAGCAGGGGGCGGAGGCCGAGGCGCTGATGCGAATATCGATCGAGCGCTGGCTGAGCCTGCCTAGTCAACTCGCGGCCTATTCGTTCACCGGGTCGGCCGCCATGTTCGCC is a genomic window of Pontiella desulfatans containing:
- a CDS encoding sulfatase family protein, with the translated sequence MRIIQSTLLAMLSVGLLMQAAAGKLPNIVYIICDDLGYGEIQALNPDRSKVPTPHVDKLASQGMVFTDAHSGSSVCTPTRYGVLTGRYAWRTSLQNGVRHHNGEPLIASDRLTVPALLKRAGYDTAALGKWHLVFSFVDENGEKVKGQGNKWNGGIPAGSRVQDGPTTRGFDSYFGFHHSAIIETTIENDRVVDDTPMDQVLGKLGDRAAKYIGEKAKSENPFFLYLALNSPHTPIAPSKGWIGKSGMGDYCDFLMETDHTVGQVLQALEESGVADNTLVVFTSDNGCSAKPANAADLIEKYGHYPSAHLRGYKSDGWEGGHRVPFIVRWPGKVKAGSTNPETICHTALLATCAELTGQTLADNEGEDSLSILPALLGTNDQPVYDAFIHHTIRGMFSIRQGRWKLCVHSGSGGWSAPQDRDARKQELPEYQLYDMEQDLGETSNLADQYPEKVEQLLALLKKQVADGRSTPGAPQKNDAEIDLFKKGQ
- a CDS encoding glycosyl hydrolase family 95 catalytic domain-containing protein, whose product is MMKMFQKTVIVAVALGVLPSVAQVEYEATLAPRNLLWENNDFSADWQNVGFIGDGQQGASVLVDNVNSNDLRFLLSRYDIVEYPETGYWPRVFAGNVVISPKGKVADRTMEQDLYTGVLSGTITTDEGSMEWKAFAEREHGVLVVGVRGQGGEVGAKPNYRVERPVDTRHYFKQHRHYESKGWNQIPFAPEAKPMREVGGVQVLEQPMNNRGGFGVAFQSLESSRGWNWMLVALSADPGEDQAAAIRRAAEASLARVQVAASDGVDKLAASTDEWWKDYSEKSFLKIDEDPRWEKIYQIQLYKFGSASSEHSPYLIDNQGLWPWYCGWAGTWWNLNVQLSYFPMCSANRLDAGRSMINGINRMYKAGTLHANAAHNEWPGITVGRSSDYRGLKDQGWSREFGNLTWVLNNYWKYWKYSGEEQIGRDLFPMLKDNLVFLTHFLEKKEDGKLHMAKSRSPEYEDVTGKGEPLREDTNYALMSLDWALRTAIEMNEELGMDDPDSKGWKQTLADLTPLPVDEKTGFMVSANTAFEHGHRHYSHLLSIYPYHTVNVDQGPEARALIQKSVDNWHSFGGRGAAGYTFTGGCAMYALLGDGDRALELLDQLPGRLKPNTMYREGGGPVIETPLSVVESVNYLLLQSWGGVVRVFPAVPSKWKNIEFRDLRCEGAHLVSAKRVDGKTQWIRIQSLAGEPLVVQTDIGQLAADRDIAIQSIKGPRGQQRWTIDLKKGETVLLTSKQEQ
- a CDS encoding glycosyl hydrolase family 95 catalytic domain-containing protein — its product is MEHIQDYFGALLPICSRGTIPLGIGLVRSGAAKGTTLSFMTSSPAISVVPILLGLKFLGGPLMGIKLRSLVCGAAVAVLGGQALACGIFDPVMLADFKDPRSPDIKWPLFMAEQDLVWEDGVGDTWGDSAFIANGLTGASIYRKPGDDWVLQWELGRTDVAAEFHIPNIDWSIPRVPIGSILLDPIGTVKKASMRLDIWNAEARGRIDSDEGRIYWRSFIERESNVVVVEMRGTGGEKGLPLGLAEKWSISPRIMTTGTDPATLPLEQLPPRPYREQRGDLTVVVQSLTEHGAHATAFVNIPGKKGRNTFLLSVGKAYAPEKPQADNIEMAVAEAVSAIQGARADGVEALSKRHREWWHRYMQQAFVEVDGDDFWEQFYWLQIYKFGGASRADLPILTDNMGPWFTQCGWPGTWWNLNIQLSYFPAFSGNRLDVGRSMITAIDHFDQLGRFNSAVNPDAITWTRTSTYNLIRREGGDTYELGNLTWALHNYWRYWKYSMDETVGRNLFALLRKNINYYFDVMSEDTDGTIHLPPMVSPEYNFKDEPEERGWAMERPGLLADTNYSLQLFDWGLGTLFELNERFGMNDPMVGTWADAKKRLRPFPVNEHGLMVGAGQGFDVSHRHYSHLMALYPLHTVNPEQGAEAEALMRISIERWLSLPSQLAAYSFTGSAAMFATLGDGERALEQLDGMISSRKLGTASDVRAVKPNTMYAEDGGPVIETPLSVVESMGYMMLQSWGGAIRVFPAMPARWEQETIFHQLRTEGGFLVSAEWSEGKTQWILIESLAGEPCVLQTDIQTFKADRDVAIEPEEGPRGIKRWRIGLEKGGRVLLRLKK